In the genome of Curtobacterium sp. MCLR17_036, the window CGACGGGTCGTGCCTCGTCGCAGAGGTGGCAGCCGGGCTTCGTCAAGAGCGTCACGGTGGGCATGCCCCCAGCGTAACCCGCACCGGACCGCGGCCCGGCGGGGGCGGAGCACGCCCCCGGGAAATGCGAAAGCCCCGGCGAACCGGGGCTTCAGCTGTTGGTCCTTCGACCTACTTCTTGTTGCGACGCTGGTGACGCGTCTTGCGAAGGAGCTTGCGGTGCTTCTTCTTCGCCATGCGCTTGCGACGCTTCTTGATGACAGAACCCATGTGGACCTCGCTCGGACTGATGCTGATGTACGGACACCGGGCCGAAGAGACCGCGGAAAATCAACCTGGTGGAGTCTACCGGGTGGCCGCTGTGATGTCGAACGGGCGGTCAGCCGACGTCGGCGACGCCACCGCGCAGGACCGCGGCGACGGCGGACTCCGGCACGCGGAAGGACCGTCCGAAGCGGATCGCGGGGAGTTCCCCAGCGTGCACCATGCGGTAGACGGTCATCTTCGAGACGCGCATCATCTCGGCGACCTCAGCGACGGTGAGGAAGCGCACGTCGTCGAAACTGCCGGTCATGGTCCGCCTCCGGGTGGCCCGCCCGCCGGCCATGTCGACGCGGCGTGTGGGATCGATGTGACCTGTGTGGTCACTGGTCACTGTAGAGGCGCGTGGGACCCGGTGTCCAGGCTCACTCGCCGTCCTCGTCGCCGCGGCGGGCGAACCGCTTGCGGCTGCGGTCGACGACGCGCTCCCACCCGTGCTGGGCACCGGAGATCGCGGCGTTCGCCCGGTGCGAGGCCTCCGCCATGACCCGCCCGAGCTCGGTGCCGACCTCGACCGTGGCCTTGCCCGCGGCGCCGCTCCGACGGACGGAGACCGGTTGCCCGTCCGGCGTCCAGGCGGTGGTCGCCGGGGTGCCGTCTGCGTCGACGGCCCCGGTGAACGGGAGCACCCAGTCCTCGAGGCGGACGAGGGGTTCCGGGTCGAGCCGGTAGAACCGGTGCTGTCCCTCTTCCCGGCTCGTGACGAGGCCGATGTCGCGCAGGACGCGGAGGTGCTTCGACACGGTCGGCTGGCTCACGCCGAGCCGCTCGACCAGTTGCCCGACGCTGAGTTCGCCGGCTGTGGCGTCCGATCCGTAGGCGGTGAGGAGCGCCCCGAGCAGCTCGCGCCTCGTCGGGTCCGCCACGACGGAGAAGATGTCGGCCATGGGGGCAAGGCTAGCCGGGGCGTCACGGATGTACCATGACGAACCGACCCGGCCCATGTCCTCGGAGGCATACGATGCTCGACCGCACCGAGCCGCTCACGCAGCAGGTGAGCGTGCCCCGTCGGCAGGTCGGACGCATCGCCACGGTGCTCCGCTCCTCACCCTCGCGACTGGCGATCCTCGTGTTCGTCGCGCTCGTCTTCCTGTTCACCGTGCTGTTCATGACCCCGTGGGCCTCGGCGGACGGCACCGGGACACACTTCTCCGACGCCCTGTTCACCGCGGCCTCGGTGGTGTGCGTGACCGGGCTCGCCACGGTCGACATGGCGACGCACTGGTCGGTGTTCGGCAAGACCCTCGTGGTGATCGGCACCCAGATCGGCGCGGTCGGGGTCCTGACCTTCGCGTCGATCCTCGGGCTGTTCGTCACCCGCAAGCTCGGGCTCCGCGCCAAGCTCATGGCCGCCGGCGACTCGAACCCGCTCCGCACCCACCACGGGGCGGTCCCGGAGGGCCAGGCCGTCCGGCTCGGCGAGGTCGGCACGCTGCTCGCGACCGTCGCGGTGAGCACGCTGTCCATCGAGATCGTGCTCGGCCTGCTGCTCCTGCCGTCGGTCCTGCTCGCCGGCATCCCGTTCTGGACGGCCGTCGGTGACTCCTTCTACTACGCGGCGATGGCGTTCACGAACACGGGGTTCGCGCCGAACGCCGAGGGGCTGACGCCGTTCGCGCACGACTACTGGTTCCTCTCGCTCCTCATGGTCGGCGTCGTGGCCGGGTCGATCGGCTTCCCGGTGATCCGGGCCCTGACGAAGCAGCTCCGCACGCCCCGACGGTGGCCGATCCACGTCAAGCTGACGCTCGCCACCAGCGCGGTGCTGCTCGTCGGCGGTGCGATCGTCTACATCGCGCTCGAGGCCTCGAACCCGACCACCTTCGGCGACGAGGGCGCCGGCCGCACGGCGTTCCAGGCGCTCTTCCTGTCGACGATGACGCGGTCCGGCGGGTTCTCGCTCGTCGACTTCGACCAGCTGAACGGCTCGAGCCTGCTCGTCACGGACATGCTCATGTTCATCGGCGGCGGCTCGGCGTCGACCGCCGGCGGCATCAAGGTGACGACGCTCGCCGTGCTGTTCCTCGCCGCGGTCGCCGAGGCCCGCGGCCGCCAGAGCATGGAGGCGTTCGGCCGCCGGATCCCGAGCGACGTGCTCCGCGTGGCCGTCGCGGTCGTGCTCTGGGGCGCCACGATCGTCGCCGTCGCCACCGTCGTGCTCCTGCAGATCACGCACGAGTCGCTCGACCGGGTGCTGTTCGAGGTGATCTCGGCGTTCGCGACGTGCGGGTTGTCCTCCGGGGTCTCGGCCGAGCTGCCGGAGTCCGGCAAGTACGTCCTCGCCGCCACCATGTTCCTCGGCCGGGTCGGTACAGTGACGATCGCCGCTGCCCTGGCCGCCAGCCAGAGCCGGCAGCTGTTCCGCCGTCCCGAGGAGAGGCCGATCGTTGGCTGACCGAACACGTCGATCGCACCCGACCGGTGCGATCAGTCACGACGCCCCCGTCCTGGTCATCGGCCTGGGCCGCTTCGGCGCCGCCACCGCCGGGCAGCTCGAACGCCAGGACCGCGAGGTCCTGGTCGTCGACACCGACGCCGGCCTCGTGCAGAAGTGGTCCGACCGCGTGACGCACGCGGTGCAGGCGGACGCGACGGACATCGACGCCCTGCGTCAGATCGGCGCGCAGGACTTCGCGATCGCGGTCGTCGGCACCGGCAGCGACCTCGAGTCGAGCGTCCTCATCACCGCGAACCTGGTCGACCTCGGCATCCCGCAGATCTGGGCGAAGGCGATCAGCCGCTCGCACGGCACGATCCTGTCCCGCATCGGTGCGAACCACGTCGTCTACCCGGAGCGCGAGGCCGGCGAGCGCACCGCGCACCTGGTGTCCGGGCGGATGCTCGACTTCATCGAGTTCGACGACGACTTCGCCGTGGTCAAGATGCACCCGCCCAAGGCGGTGCGCGGCAAGGACCTCGCGACGACGGTCATCCGCACCCGCTTCGGCCTCACCGTGCTCGGCATCAAGCCGCCGGGCAGCCCCTTCGTGCCGGCGACGCCGGAGAGCGTCATCGGCGAGGACGACGTCATCATCGTCTCCGGGTCCGAGACGGACCTCGAGCGCTTCGCGGGGTTCGAGTAGCGCTGCCCGCTCAGCGGGGAACCGCTACGACGCGGCGATCTCCTCGGCCCGCGCGATCGCGGCGCGGGAGGCGCGCAGGAACGTGTCGGACAGGTCGGCGTCCTGCAGGACGGCGACGGCGCGCTCGGTCGTGCCCTTCGGGCTCGTCACGGCACGGCGCAGGTCGGCGGGTTCCCGCCCGGACCGTCCGAGCAGTTCGACGGCGCCGCGCATCGTGCCGCGCACCATGGTCGCGGCCTGCTCCGGCGTGAAGCCGAGGGCCTCGGCGGCCTGCTGCCACTGCTCGACGACCAGGAAGACGTAGGCGGGCCCCGACCCGGACACCGCGGACAGGGCGTCGAGCTGCGACTCCGGCACGGCGACGACCTCGCCGGACGCGGTGAAGACCGACGACGCGAGCGCGACGGCCGCGTCGTCGGCAGAGGCCCCCGCGCTGATGCCGGTGACGCCGAGACCGACGCCGACGGGGGTGTTCGGCAGCGCCCGGACGACGCGCACGCCGGCGGGGACGAGCGCCTCCATGCTCGCCGTGGTCGTGCCGACGGCGACGCTCACGACGACCGCGTCAGGGGCGAGGTCGGGCGCGACCTCGGCGAGCAGGTCGGCGATGCCGTACGGCTTCACGCCGAGCACGACGAGGGCCGCGCCACGGACAGCGGCGCGGTTCGCGTCCGGGTCGGTGTCCGTCGCGACGGCGTGGAGCCCGCGCTCGCGGTGCGCGGCGGCCGACGCCTCGGACCGGGTGGTCAGCGTCACGGTCGCCGGGTCGAGCCCGGCGGCGAGCAGGCCGTCGAGGACGGCCCCGGACATGGAGCCGACGCCGAGCATGGCGGTGCGGGGCAGGTCGATGGTCATGCTGCCGACCCTACCGACCGCGCTCCCCTAGGATCGTCATCCAGAACCGGGAGAAGGGGACGGCCGTGAGCGCTTCTGGAGGCACGAGGGCGATCTTCGCCGCGCTCGGTGCGAACGTCGGCATCGCGATCGTGAAGTTCGTCGCCGCGGCGATCAGCGGCTCGGCCTCGATGCTCGCCGAGGGCGTGCACTCGCTCGCCGACTCCGCGAACCAGCTCCTGCTGCTGCTCGGCGGTCGTCGCGCCCGTCGCGCCGCCGACCAGGAGCACCCGTTCGGCTACGGGCGCGAGCGGTACGTGTACGCCTTCGTCGTGTCGATCATCCTGTTCTCGGTCGGCGGGGTGTTCTCGCTCTACGAGGGCATCGAGAAGCTCCGGCACCCGCACCCGCTCGACAACTGGTGGCTGCCGCTCGTGGTCCTCGTCATCGCGATCGGGCTCGAGGGCTTCTCGCTGCGCACCGCCCTGCGCGAGGCCCGCCCGCACAAGGGCACGCAGAGCTGGGTGCAGTTCGTGCGTCGGGCGAAGGCCCCGGAACTGCCGGTCGTCATGCTCGAGGACACCGCGGCCCTGCTCGGCCTGGTCTTCGCCCTGTTCGGCGTCGGCCTCACCGCACTCACCGGGGACGGGCTCTACGACGCCCTCGGCACGATCGCGATCGCGGTGCTGCTCATCGCGGTCGCCGTCGTCCTCGGCATCGAGACGAAGAGCCTGCTCGTCGGCGAGGGCGCGACGGCGGCCGACGCCGAGCGCATCCGCCACGCCGTGCTCGACGGCCCCGAGGTCGACTCGATCATCCACATCAAGACCCTGTACCTCGGCCCCGACGAGCTCATGGTCGGCGTGAAGGTCGCGGTCGACGGCGACCGCCGCCTCGGCGACGTCGCGGCCGGCATCGACGCCGTCGAGCAGCGCGTCCGTGCCGCCGTGCCGATCGCACGCGTGATCTACGTCGAGCCGGACGTGCTCCGGACCGGTCCGCAGCCGCCGACCGAGTCGATCGTCATCCGCGCCGCCGACTGAGGCCGACCCCGCCCGTTCGTCGTCGGTGTCACCGCGGATGCAGGACCCCTCAGCGTCGCTCGGCGAAGAACGCGTCGAGCAGTCCGGCGCACTCCCCCTCGAGAACACCCCCGACGACCTCGGACCGGTGCGGCAGCCGGCGGTCCCGCGCGACGTCGTAGACGCTGCCGCTCGCCCCGGCCTTCGGGTCCCACGCGCCGAACACGACGCGGGGCACCCGCGCCGCCAGGACCGCGCCGGCGCACATGACGCACGGCTCGAGGGTGACGACGAGCGTGTGGTCGGACAGGTGCCAGTCGCCGGTCGCCCGTGCCGCGGCCCGGAGTGCCAGCACCTCGGCGTGCGCGGTCGGGTCCTGCAGTGCCTCGCGCTCGTTCCGCCCGGTCGCCACGACCGCGCCGTCCCGGTCGAGGACGACCGCGCCGACGGGGACGTCACCGGTCGCCAGGCACGCCCTGGCCTCGTCGAGCGCCCGCTGCATGGCGGGGACGAACGGGCGGGCTGCTGGGGCTTCCACGGTCTCTCCTGGCGGTCGGCGGCACGGTAGGCTCGACCCTATGCGAGTCCACGTCGCCGACCACCCGCTCATCACCCACAAGCTCTCGGTGCTCCGCGACCGGACCACACCCTCCCCCACGTTCCGCGCCCTCACCGAGGAACTCGTCACGCTCCTGGCGTACGAGGCCACGCGCAACGTCCGGGTCACCGCGACGCCGATCGACACCCCGGTCGCCCACACGATGGGCGTCGCGATCGCGAAGCCGCGCCCGCTCGTCGTGCCGATCCTGCGCGCCGGCCTCGGCATGCTCGAGGGCATGGTCAAGCTGGTCCCGACGGCCGAGGTCGGCTTCCTCGGCATGGCGCGCAACGAGGAGACCCTCGAGCCGCAGACCTACGCCGAGCGCCTGCCGGACGACCTGTCCGGTCGTCAGTGCTTCGTGCTCGACCCGATGCTCGCCACCGGTGGCACGCTCGCCGCGGCCATCGACTTCCTGTTCGCCCGCGGCGCGGAAGAGGTCACCTGCGTGTGCATCCTCGGCGCCCCGGAGGGCCTCGCGATGGTCGAAGAGGCGGTCGGTGACCGCAACGTCTCGATCGTGCTCGGCGCGCTCGACGAGAAGCTCGACGAGAACGGCTACATCGTGCCCGGTCTCGGCGACGCCGGCGACCGCCTCTACGGTCTGGCCGAGTAGGCGGTCGACCGTACCGACGATCGACGGGAGGCCCGTGGCGACACCGCCACGGGCCTCCCGTCGTCCGTCAGGCCGGTCCGCCACCTGCGCGCACAGCGGACCGTCCATCCGGACGGTTGACACCGCCTTGGTATACCGCCGATACTCGTCGCATGACTGCAACCGTGTCCACCCGCGTCCTCACCGAGGCCCAGGGGACTGCCGGCATGATGATGCCGGTCGCCGTCATGCGTTGTCGAATGTGTGCCTGATCGGTACCCGTTCCAGCCGGATCCCCCGCGACACCATCCCCGTCGCGAGCGCGTGATCCCCGGGTGACCACATCGGTCGACGACGAGCACGTCGCGACGAGGTCCGTCACCCCTCCCCCCGGGTCCGCCCCGGTCCGCAGCAGGACCGCAGGGCTCGACGGCGTCAGCCGTACCCGGGTCGACGCATTCGACACCGGCCGCCGCGCCACCCGCGAACCGGCCACACCGCACGGAAGATCCCCATGTCGCTCACCATCGCCCAGCCCCGCCCCTCGCTCCGCTCCGCGGCGCCCGCCTCGACCGACCTCGGCACCGTCACGCCGATCCGCCCGCGCCCGGCGTCACCGGCAGCGGTCGCGGCCGCCGTCCCGACCAGTCCCGTCGTCGCCCCGCAGCGGAACCGGTCGCTGCCGGAGGGCACCGAGGCCCGCGGCTTCGCGCTGTACGTCGGCCTCGACGAAGCGAAGGCCGCCGCGGCCGGAACCACGCTCGCCGCGGTGGTCGAACAGCTCAAGGCGCTCACCGCGCAGCTCGTGCCCGGCGCCGAGACGTACGCCGCGGTGGCGGTCGCGGCCGAGCACTCCGGTGGCCGGGACGTCGACGTCGTCCGGCTCGCGCTGCAGGACCGCTCCGCCGTCGCCGCACGCAAGCAGGCCGACAAGCCCGAGCCCGAGGAGACCGGGGTCGTCATCGACATCTCGCGCAAGCGGGTCGCGCTCGACGGCGAGGTCGCTCCCCTGACCTACAAGGAGTTCGAGCTCCTGCAGTTCCTCGTCCTGCGCGAGGGCCAGACGGTCGAGCGTGCAGCCATCATCGAGGGCCTGTGGTCCGACGGCGAGGACGAGACCCCGAACGAGCGCACGATCGACGTGCACGTCCGGCGACTCCGCTCGAAGCTCGGTGCGTTCGAGGAGATCGTGCGGACGGTCCGTGGTGTCGGCTACCGGTTCGACCGGCACGCCGACGTCGCCGTGCGCTACGCGTCGACGCCGTCGCCCGACCTCTTCTGAGGCGCATCGGGAGCTCTTGGTGAACTCCCAGGGGACGACCGCTCGTCGGGCTGGCGCGCCGTTACCGCTTCGTTATACAGTCGGTCGTGCAGTCGGTGTTTGCTGTGGCACCGGCTGTGGAATGTGATTGCAGGAAACTCTTGGTGCAAGGGAGAGGGCCGGTCGTCCGCGAGGACGGCCGGCCCTCGCGCACGTCCGGGTCCGGACGCTGACGGACGCGAGGTCGCACGTCCTGCCGGGTCGCCGGCTGACGCGAGGTCGCACGTCCTGTCGTCCGGCCGGCGCTCGGCCGACACGTCGTGCGACCCCGGCGGGCGCGAGCGGCACGTCGGGCGACCGGGTCACTCCGGACCCGCGGCACAGGACGGACGACACCACGGCCGTGGCGGCCTCCCGCCCGGCCACGTGCGGCGCGCCCGCCACCGGACCCGTGTCAGCGCCCGTCGGTACTGTGGACGGACCGTACGACCGGAAGGAGCGCGACCGTGAGCGAATCACGCCGCACGGAGAAGGCGACCGCCGTCGCCGCCTGGGAAGCACTGTTCCGGGCGCAGGTGACCGTGATGCGGAGCCTCAACGCGGACTTCCCCGGCGGTGAGATCTCCTTCAACGAGTACGACGTCTGCTTCAACCTGTCGACGCAGCCGGGTCGCCGCTGCCGCATGCGCGACCTCACCGGCCACCTGCTGCTCACGCAGCCGAGCGTCAGCCGCCTGGTCGACCGCCTGCTCGCCCGCGGCATCGTCGAGAAGCAGCCGGACCCGACGGACGCCCGCGGCGTCATCGTCGCCCTGACGCCGCACGGCTTCGACGTCTACCGGCAGGTGGCCGTGCAGCACGCCGCGAGCATCGCCCAGCAGGTCGGCGCCGGGCTCTCGGACACCGAGCTGCGCACCCTCACCGAGCTCTGCACGAAGCTCCGCGTCGCGGTCGGCTCGACCCCGGCCCGGCGACCAGCACGGGCACTGGCCGACGCCGACACGGTGACGGCGTGACCGGCGCCGTCGTCTGGCTGCGGGACGACCTGCGCCTGGCCGACAACCCGGCCCTGCGCGCCGGCATCGACCACGGCGGACCCCTCACGGTGGTCTACGTCCTCGACGACGAGTCGGACGGCATCCGTCCCCTCGGCGCCGCGAGCCGCTGGTGGCTCCACCACTCGCTGACCGCCCTCGACGCCGAGCTGCAGGAACGTGGCTCGCGACTCGTCCTGCGCCGTGGACCCGCGGCCGAGGTCGTCGACCAGCTCGTCACCGACGCCGACGCCGACGCCGTGTACTGGAACCGACGGTACGGCTCCGCCGAGCGCGACCTCGACGCGGGCATCAAGAGCGCCCTGCACGACCGCGGGGTCGAGGCCCACAGCTTCGCCGCGAACCTGCTCTGGGAACCGTGGACCGTGCTCACCGGGCAGGGCGAGCCGTACAAGGTGTTCACGCCGTTCTGGCGCGCGGCACAGGCGATGCCCGAGCCGCGGCACCCGCTGCCGGAGCCCCGCGACCTGCCCGACCCGACCGGGGTCGCGAGCGACACCCTCGCCGACTGGGACCTGCTCCCGACGACGCCCGACTGGGCGGGAGGGCTGCGCGACGCGTGGGAGCCGGGCGAGCTCGGCGCCCACCGTCGACTCGAGCACTTCGTCGAGAACGCGCTCGAGGACTACGACCAGCGCGACGAACCCGCCATGGCCGCCACGAGCGACCTGTCCCCGCACCTGCGTTGGGGCGAGGTCAGCCCGTACCAGGTGTGGCACCGCCTGCACGGTCGGCTCGAGCCGGAACAGCGCCAGAACGCCTCGGCGTTCCTGCGCCAGCTCGCGTGGCGCGAGTTCAACTGGAACGAGTACTTCCACTGCGAGGACATCACGACCGTCAACGTGCGTCGTGAGTTCGACGCGTTCCCGTGGCGCGACCCGTCCGAGGCCGAGGTCGACCGCTGGCGGCAGGGGACGACCGGGATCGACCTCGTCGACGCCGGCATGCGCGAGCTCTGGCACTCCGGCGCGATGCACAACCGCGTCCGGCTGGCGACCGCGAGCTTCCTGGTGAAGAACATGCTCGTCGACTGGCGGGTGGGCGAGCAGTGGTTCTGGGACACGCTGGTCGACGCCGACTCTGCCAACAACGCCGCGAACTGGCAGTGGGTCGCCGGATCCGGGTTCGACGCCGCGCCCTACTTCCGCGTGTTCAACCCCGATCGGCAGCTCGAGCGGTTCGACCCGCACCGCGAGTACGTCCGCCGGTGGGTGCCCGCCGACGAGGACCGCCCCGAGCCGATGGTCGACCTGAAGGCCACCCGGCAGCGAGCGCTCGACGCCTACGACCAGATGCGCCGCTCGTGACCGTGCAGCGCTCCGTCGAACCCGCCGTCCTCGACCAGGTCGACGCGGTCTTCCGCGACCGTGTCGAGCGCGGCACGGCGCCGAGCAGCGTCTGGGGCGTGTTCGACCGCACGGGCCTCGTGGCGTCGGGCGGGCACGGCGACCGGGGCGACGGACAGCAGCCGGACGCCGACACCGTCTACCGCATCGCGTCCTGCACGAAGAGCGTCACCGCCGCCACGCTCCTGACCCTCGTCGCCGACGGGCGGCTCGACCTCGACGCCCCGGTCACGGCGTTCGTGCCGGCCTTCGCCGCGGTCGCCCTGCCCGGTCCGGACGCCCCGGTGCCCACCGTGCGGATGCTCCTGACGATGTCCGGCGGGTTCCCCACGGACGACCCGTGGGCCGACCGGCAGGAATCGATGCGCGACGGCGAGCTGGACGACGTCCTGCGCGACGGACTGCTGTTCGACTCGGTGCCCGGCACCCGCTTCGCCTACTCGAACACCGGCTACGCCCTGCTCGGCCGGGTCGTGTCCGCCGTCACCGGCCGCCCGTTCCCCGAGGTCGCGGCCGACACGGTGCTCCGGCCGCTCGGACTCGACCGGACGGTGTTCGCGGTCGAGCAGGCCACCGGGCACGTCGTCACCGGCTTCCGTCCGCACGAGGGGTCGTGGGAGCCCCTGCCGTTCACGGGACCCGGCGCGTTCTCGTCGATCGGCGGGCTCTTCTCCACCGTCGCCGACCTCGCCCGGTGGGGTACGCACCTGGCCTCCGCGTTCTCGGACGCCCCGGAACCCGGACCGGTGTCGCCGGCCGACCGTCGCCTCATGCAGCAGGCGATGCGGGTGGTCCCCCCGTCGGTCGTACCGACCTCGACCCGTTCGACCGCGTACGGCTTCGGGCTGTTCGTCGAACAGGACGACCGCTTCGGTGAACTCGTGTCGCACTCCGGCGGCTACCCCGGGTTCTCGGCACACATGCGGTGGTCCGTGCGCGACGGCCTCGGCGTCGTCGCGTTCGAGAACGCCACGCAGGCCAAGGTGTCCGTCGCCGCACAGCAGGCGCACGACCTCGTCCTGGCGGCGGCTGCGACCGGCGACGAGGTGCACGCTGGCGGCGGTGCGACCACCGCAGCCGCCGGGGTGCAGGCGACCGCCCGTGCGACGCGGGCGGCGCAGGTCGCCGTGACGGGCCTCCTGGCCGACTGGCGCGACGACGTGGCGGACGCGATCTGCACGCCCAACGTGGCGATGGACGTGCCGTACGACCGACGACGGCGTGCCGTCGCGGCCGCGATCGCCGAGGTCGGGGCGGACCTGACCGCCGCGCCGGTGCAGGAGCAGTCATACGCGCCGTCGCACCTGCGCTGGTGGCTGCCGGGCAGCTGCGGCCGACTGCGGATCGAGATCCGCCTCGCGCCCCTCGCCGCCGGGCGGGTCCAGACCCTGACCGTCGTCGCCGAGTCCGCCGAGCGCTGACCGCCGTCGTCGCCCGGAGGTGGGTCCGCAGCCCTAGCGCGCCTTCCGGCCCACTGATATACTTGCCGTCAACATGTGACCGGTCGAGCGACCGCCGCCCACCGACGGAGAAGCGATGCCCCGGAAGCCCGACCCCACGCTCAAGCCGGCGATCCTCGAGAAGGTCACCGAGCACCTGCTCGACACCAAGCTCGAGGACGTCTCCGTCCGGAGCCTCGGCCGGGTCCTCGGTACGAGCGCCTACCCGATCGTGTACCACTTCGGCACACGAGAGGCCCTGATCCAGGCGGTCGTCGACCACCTCGCCGAGACCGTCACCGCCGCCGACCTCGACCCGGCGTCGGACCACGCAGCACTGGCCGACTGGCTCGTCACGACGTTCGGCGGTCTCGACCACCCGGAGCGCGCACTCGCCGCCCGGCTCACCTTCGAGCTCGGCTCGGTCGAGGCGCTCGACGGCCACCGCCACCAGCACGCGGCACACCGGGGCCGGGTCGAGACGATCACCGCGTGGGTCGTCGCCCACGGCACTCCACCGGACGACGCCGAGCTCCTCGCGCAGGACGCCGTCCTCGCCGCACGCGGCGCACAGTGGGGGTTCCTCGTCGATCCCGAGCACACCGACGTCGACGCGGCCCTGCGGGCGGTCGCGGACGACCTGGCCGCGAGCACCGGAGCCGTCCGGGCCTGACGACGACCGCCGCGATGCCGGGACGACGACGGAGCGGTCCGACCACGACCACCCGCCGCCGGGACGACGACGGGGCACGGTGCCGTCGGCACCGTGCCCCGTCGTCAGGGTCGGGTCAGCGTGTGACCCGTCGCACGTGTCTCAGACCGTGACGAAGGACTGCGACTTCGCGTTGGCGAAGCGCGCCGCGACGTTCTCCCAGTCGACGATGTTCCAGACGGCCTTCACGTAGTCGGCCTTGACGTTGAGGTAGTCGAGGTAGAAGGCGTGCTCCCACATGTCGAGCAGGAAGATCGGCACCAGACCGAACGGCACGTTGGCCTGCTGGTCGAACAGCTGGAAGGTGGTCAGCTTCTGGCCGACGGTGTCCCAGGCCAGGACGGCCCAACCGGAGCCCTGGATGCCGTTCGCGACGGCGGCGAACTGCGCCTGGAACTTCTCGAACGAACCGAAGAACTCGTCGATCGCCGCGGCGAGCTCGCCCTCCGGGACCTTGGTGTCCGGGCCGAGGTTGGTCCAGAAGATCGAGTGGTTGACGTGGCCACCGAGGTGGAACGCCAGGTCCTTCTCGAGCTTGTTGATCGCCCCGAAGTTGCCCGACTCGCGAGCTTCGCCGAGCTGCTGCAGGGCGGTGTTCGCGCCGGTGACGTAGGCCTGGTGGTGCTTGTCGTGGTGCAGCTGCATGATCTTGCCGCTGATGTGCGGCTCGAGTGCGGCGTAGTCGTACGGCAGCTCCGGCAGGGTGTACTCAGCCATGTGAGTTCCTTTCGATCAGTGGGTTGCGGATGGGATCCCGCGGCTCACGAGAGCCGGGAACGATCGGTGAGGGAGTGGAATTCCCGGTTGTGGTAGACCAGCGGCTCGCCGCGGTCGAGCCCGACGATGATGTCCAGGACCTCGGCGACGACGACGGTCGAGCTGCCGATGGGGGTCGTGGACAGCGGACGGCAGCGCAGTGCACTCGCCGTGTCCGGCAGGTAGCGGTCGCCGGAGGGCAGCGTCCCCCAGATCGGGTCGTCGGCGGCCGGGCTGCCGGTCGAGGCGAAGCGACGGGCGAGGTCGACGCCGCGGGAGTCGACGAGGTGCACGACGAACACGGGGGCTCCGAGCACGACGCCGGCGGAGCCGGAGTTCGTCGAGAGCGAGAACACCAGGACCGGCGGGTCGACG includes:
- a CDS encoding AURKAIP1/COX24 domain-containing protein, which gives rise to MGSVIKKRRKRMAKKKHRKLLRKTRHQRRNKK
- a CDS encoding helix-turn-helix domain-containing protein; translation: MTGSFDDVRFLTVAEVAEMMRVSKMTVYRMVHAGELPAIRFGRSFRVPESAVAAVLRGGVADVG
- a CDS encoding metalloregulator ArsR/SmtB family transcription factor, with product MADIFSVVADPTRRELLGALLTAYGSDATAGELSVGQLVERLGVSQPTVSKHLRVLRDIGLVTSREEGQHRFYRLDPEPLVRLEDWVLPFTGAVDADGTPATTAWTPDGQPVSVRRSGAAGKATVEVGTELGRVMAEASHRANAAISGAQHGWERVVDRSRKRFARRGDEDGE
- a CDS encoding potassium transporter TrkG, with product MLDRTEPLTQQVSVPRRQVGRIATVLRSSPSRLAILVFVALVFLFTVLFMTPWASADGTGTHFSDALFTAASVVCVTGLATVDMATHWSVFGKTLVVIGTQIGAVGVLTFASILGLFVTRKLGLRAKLMAAGDSNPLRTHHGAVPEGQAVRLGEVGTLLATVAVSTLSIEIVLGLLLLPSVLLAGIPFWTAVGDSFYYAAMAFTNTGFAPNAEGLTPFAHDYWFLSLLMVGVVAGSIGFPVIRALTKQLRTPRRWPIHVKLTLATSAVLLVGGAIVYIALEASNPTTFGDEGAGRTAFQALFLSTMTRSGGFSLVDFDQLNGSSLLVTDMLMFIGGGSASTAGGIKVTTLAVLFLAAVAEARGRQSMEAFGRRIPSDVLRVAVAVVLWGATIVAVATVVLLQITHESLDRVLFEVISAFATCGLSSGVSAELPESGKYVLAATMFLGRVGTVTIAAALAASQSRQLFRRPEERPIVG
- a CDS encoding TrkA family potassium uptake protein — encoded protein: MADRTRRSHPTGAISHDAPVLVIGLGRFGAATAGQLERQDREVLVVDTDAGLVQKWSDRVTHAVQADATDIDALRQIGAQDFAIAVVGTGSDLESSVLITANLVDLGIPQIWAKAISRSHGTILSRIGANHVVYPEREAGERTAHLVSGRMLDFIEFDDDFAVVKMHPPKAVRGKDLATTVIRTRFGLTVLGIKPPGSPFVPATPESVIGEDDVIIVSGSETDLERFAGFE
- the proC gene encoding pyrroline-5-carboxylate reductase, with the protein product MTIDLPRTAMLGVGSMSGAVLDGLLAAGLDPATVTLTTRSEASAAAHRERGLHAVATDTDPDANRAAVRGAALVVLGVKPYGIADLLAEVAPDLAPDAVVVSVAVGTTTASMEALVPAGVRVVRALPNTPVGVGLGVTGISAGASADDAAVALASSVFTASGEVVAVPESQLDALSAVSGSGPAYVFLVVEQWQQAAEALGFTPEQAATMVRGTMRGAVELLGRSGREPADLRRAVTSPKGTTERAVAVLQDADLSDTFLRASRAAIARAEEIAAS
- a CDS encoding cation diffusion facilitator family transporter gives rise to the protein MSASGGTRAIFAALGANVGIAIVKFVAAAISGSASMLAEGVHSLADSANQLLLLLGGRRARRAADQEHPFGYGRERYVYAFVVSIILFSVGGVFSLYEGIEKLRHPHPLDNWWLPLVVLVIAIGLEGFSLRTALREARPHKGTQSWVQFVRRAKAPELPVVMLEDTAALLGLVFALFGVGLTALTGDGLYDALGTIAIAVLLIAVAVVLGIETKSLLVGEGATAADAERIRHAVLDGPEVDSIIHIKTLYLGPDELMVGVKVAVDGDRRLGDVAAGIDAVEQRVRAAVPIARVIYVEPDVLRTGPQPPTESIVIRAAD
- a CDS encoding nucleoside deaminase, encoding MQRALDEARACLATGDVPVGAVVLDRDGAVVATGRNEREALQDPTAHAEVLALRAAARATGDWHLSDHTLVVTLEPCVMCAGAVLAARVPRVVFGAWDPKAGASGSVYDVARDRRLPHRSEVVGGVLEGECAGLLDAFFAERR
- the upp gene encoding uracil phosphoribosyltransferase; translated protein: MRVHVADHPLITHKLSVLRDRTTPSPTFRALTEELVTLLAYEATRNVRVTATPIDTPVAHTMGVAIAKPRPLVVPILRAGLGMLEGMVKLVPTAEVGFLGMARNEETLEPQTYAERLPDDLSGRQCFVLDPMLATGGTLAAAIDFLFARGAEEVTCVCILGAPEGLAMVEEAVGDRNVSIVLGALDEKLDENGYIVPGLGDAGDRLYGLAE